A window of Mycolicibacterium madagascariense genomic DNA:
CGCCACCGATGCGAACGGCACGGCGCTGCAGCCCATCCTCGGACCCGTGCTCGACGGCTCGCTGGCGGGCAACGAGGTGATCGTGCAGGCCGTGCAGGCCGGGCGGGTCACCTACGCCAGAGCCATGGGCCCCATGCAGTTCCTCCCCGGCACCTGGGCGCGGTACGCGTCGGACGGCAACGGCGACGGCAAGGCCGACATCCAGAACGTCTTCGACGCCTCGCTGGGCACCGCGCGGTACCTGTGCAGCGGCGGTCTCAACCTCCGCGACCGGTCTCAGGTGCTGACGGCGATCCTGCGCTACAACAACTCGATGGCCTACGCCGCCAACGTGATTGGCTGGGCCGCGGCCTACGCGACGGGCGTGGCGCCCGTCGACCTGCCGCCGATCGGCGTCGCTCCCCCGATCGGGGACGCGCACCTGGTGTCCAACCCCGAGGGCCTCGGACCCGGCATCGGGCTGCCCGCCAACGATCCGCTCGCCGCGCTGGCGCTGTCCGACGTCAACGGCGCCAGCCAGTTGGGCATCCCGCCCGGGCCGGGCGCCGGCGTACCTCCGGCACCGCAGCAGAACTGCCAGGTCTTCTGCCTGACGCCCCCGGCCGTCGTCGCGCCGCCGCAGCAGAACTGCCAGGTGTTCTGCCTGACCCCGCCGGCCGGGTCGGCGCCCGAGGCGGCGCCGGTGGGACAGCTCCCGCCGCCACCGTTCGGCGCGCCGCCGGCCTTTGGCGCACCGCCGGCCGCCCCGCCGCCGCCGTTCGCCCCGCCGGCCGCCCCGCCGCCGTTCGCCCCGCCGGCCGCCCCGCCGCCGTTCGCTCCGCCGGCCGCCCCGCCGCCGTTCGCCCCGCCGGCCGCCCCGCCGGTTGCGGAGTCACCCGTGCCCGCGTCGCCGACCGCCCCGGTGTCCCCCGCGCTGCCGTCGCCCACGGGCCCGGTGCCCGGTCCGTCCAACTGAGGGCTGCGCCTACACTCGGCGATGATGTCACCGCACACCCCCACCGCCGCCGACGGTCTCGAATCGGCCGTTCGGTCGGCCCTGTCGAAGGTCGTCGACCCCGAGCTGCGCAAGCCGATCACCGAGGTCGGCATGGTCAAGGACGTGTCGGCCGACGCGGCCACCGGAGCCGTACACGTCGAGATCTACCTGACGACGTCGGCGTGCCCGAAGAAGACCGAGATCACCGACCGCGTCAAGCAGGCCGTCGTCGACGTCCCCGGCACCGGCGCGGTCACGGTCACCCTCGACGTCATGAACGACGAGCAGCGGGCCGAACTCCGCAAGCAGCTGCGCGGCGACTCGCGCGAACCGGTCATTCCCTTCGCCCAACCCGGCTCCCTGACGCGCGTGTACGCCGTGGCCTCCGGCAAGGGCGGCGTCGGGAAGTCCAGCGTCACGGTCAACATCGCGGCGGCGCTGGCGGCCCGCGGGCTGTCGGTGGGCGTGCTCGACGCGGACATCTACGGGCACTCGGTCCCACGCATGATGGGCACGAACGACCGTCCCACCCAGGTCGATTCGATGATCCTGCCGCCCGTCGCCCATGACGTGAAGGTCATCTCGATCGCGATGTTCACCCAGGGCAACACGCCCGTGGTGTGGCGCGGTCCGATGCTGCACCGGGCCCTGCAGCAGTTCCTCGCCGACGTCTACTGGGGCGACCTCGACGTGCTGCTCCTCGACCTGCCCCCCGGCACCGGCGACATCGCCATCTCGGTGTCCCAGCTGATTCCCGGCGCCGAGATCCTCGTCGTGACGACGCCTCAGCTCGCGGCGGCCGAGGTCGCCGAACGGGCGGGGGCGATCGCCCTGCAGACGCGCCAGCGCATCGTCGGCGTCGTGGAGAACATGTCCGGTCTGACGCTGCCCGACGGCACGGTCATGAACCTGTTCGGCGAGGGCGGCGGCAAGAAGGTGGCCGAGAGCCTCACGCGGTCGATCGGCGCCGACGTCCCACTGCTCGGCCAGGTGCCGCTCGACCCCGCGCTGGTGGGTGCGGGTGACTCCGGCGTGCCGCTGGTCATCAGCGCGCCGGACTCCGCGGCGGGCAAGGAACTGCGCTCGATCGCCGACGCCCTGACGACCCGCAAGCGCAGCCTGGCGGGAATGTCGTTGGGCCTCAACCCCGTTGGCCGCTAGGTCGCGTCGCTGTCGAAGGGCGTGACGCCGGGCGTGCGGGGTTCGGCGGGAGCCGGCATGCCGTTTGACGAGCCCGCGCCGTTGAGGGACCCCGCGCCGTTCGTCGGGGGCATGGGTTGCGTCACGGGCTTGTCGAAGTTGCCGGTCAGGAACGAGTCGTCGCCGTCGAGCAGGTGCTTGGTGATCGCCGCCCGCGGCGTCATGCCCCTGAGCTTCTGGAGTTCGCTCAGCGGCTGACGGAGATCTTCGAACTCCGGCCCGAGGTCTTCCCGCAATTGGCTGGTGGCGCCGCTGAGGTACTCGCGCACCTGTTTGAGGGTCGTGGTCGTCCAGCGGATGGCCCCGGGTAGCCGTTCGGGCCCCAGGATCACCAGACCCGCCACGACGAGCACCAGCATCTCGCCCCAGCCGATGTTGCCGAACATCGTCAGGCGGCGGGGTTGTCGGCGGTCGGGTTCACGGTCAGGGTGACGGGTCGCCCGTCGCGCAGCACCTGGATCGGCGCGTCCTGGCCGATCTTGAGCTGACGCACCGCCACGACCATCTCGTCGGCGTCGGCGACCTTGCGATCGCCCACCTTGACGACGACGTCGTTCTCCTTGATGCCCGCGCGGTCGGCGGGCCCGCCGGCGACGACGTTCTTGACCAGTGCGCCGGATGCGGTGTCGTTGCTCACCGACACGGCGTTAAGGCCGAGCGTCGGGTGCGACATCTTGCCGTCCTTGATGAGGCTCTCGACGACTTCCTTGACCTCGTTGACCGGGATCGCGAACCCGAGCCCACTTGCGCTGTCCGACAAGGACTTTCCGGCGGTGTTGATCCCGATGACCTCGGAGTTCATGTTGATCAGCGGACCGCCGGAGTTGCCGTGGTTGATGGACGCGTCGGTCTGCACGCCGTCGATCACGGTGTCGGTGTCCGAGCCGTCGCCCGACAGCGGGACGGGCCGGTGCAGCGCGCTGATGATGCCCTGGGTGACGGTGCTGCGCAGGCCCAGTGGCGCGCCCGCCGCGATGACCTCCTCGCCGACGCGGAGCTTCTCCGAGTCGCCCAACCGGGCCACCACCAGGTTGTCGACGTTGTCGACCTTCAGCACCGCGAGGTCGGTCTTGGGGTCGCGGCCGACGAGGTTGGCGGGCACCTCGTGACCGTCGTTGAAGACCACGGAGATCTGGTAGTCGGCCGGACTCTTCGCGGCATCGGAGATGACGTGGTTGTTGGTCACGATGTAGCCGCGGCCGTCGATGACCACGCCGGAACCCTGCGATCCCTCACCCTTGCTGAGGGCCTCGATGGTGACGACCGAGTCGGCGACGTCCGCCGCCACCTTGGCAAATCGGCTGGTCGGCTCCTGCTCGTCCCTGGCCCCGGTCTGAAGGGTCACCTTGGACGTCGTGAAGGCCGGGATGATCTCGGCGGTCTTGTTGCCGATGACGCCACCGATCCCACCGATCACCAGCGCGACGATGACGATGATCCCCAGCGCCACCCACGACACCCGGCCGCCGAACAGCACGTCGCGCACGCCGAGTTTGCCCACGGGACCCGAGGCCGGGGCCGACGGGCCGGGCGGGGGCTGGGCCGGCAGCCCGAGCGACGGCACGGCCGACGGGTCGCGCCACGGGTCGGCGGGCTCGTCGGGCAGCCCACGCTCGTGCTCGGCCTGCAGGGCGCCGGCGTCGGCGGGGTGGCGCTGCAGGCTGTCCGACGCGCTGGCGGGCCGGCCGAACGCGTCGGCGAGCACCGGATCGGGGGCCTGGTCGCGCGGGGTGTACTCGCCCTGGTCCTGATGCTCGGCGGCGTTCAGGAACGATCCGGTGACGCCGTCGGGCCGTCCGAATGCGCGCGTCTGCGCGGGGTCGACGGGCGGCCGCGAGACGGGCCGCGGCTCCATACGAGGACGATTGCCGGACTGGTCCTGGTTGGTCACCCGTGTTCACTCTCCGTAAAGGCGCGCGACCCTGTCGACGCACGCCACTGCCTGTGGCCCCACACCCTACCGGCGCTTGCGACGGGCACGCTGTGCGTCGTCGGCGAGCGGTGTGCCCAGGTCGTCGGCGGGAGGCTCCGGCGGGGCGTGGTGCGGGATCTGGGACAACGCGCCGAGCAACGACGTCGGGATGGCGATCGGATTCGAGTCCCGCAATGCGGCGCGCGCTTGCCCCTGGGCGTCGACCTCGGCCGAGCACTGCGGGCAGAGCGACATGTGGTGCGCCGCGCGCAGATGCGCGCTCATGCGCAGTTCGCCGTCGACGAACGCCGCGATGGCCTCGGTGGACAGGTGCTCGGTGGAGCCGAACCGGCGCGGGCCGACCGGCTGGTCGCTCTGCGACGCGAACTGGGTCGGCAGCCAACTGAATGCGCGGCGGAAGACGTGTGCCGGGTCGGCCATCGACCAGCTCCTCTCGCCCGTGACATGGTCTGTTCGGTTCAGTTCACCACACTCCAGCGCGTGCTGATTCGAATCTAGCGCGGCTGGTCGCCACGGACACCCCGGGAATTGACGCGGGCGAATCAGAACGAGGCGGCGGTCGCGTCCGCGAAGGCCTCGGGATGCTTTGCCAGGTACTCCCGCAGCGCTTGGCGCCCACGGTGGATGCGGCTGCGCACGGTGCCGAGCTTGACCCCCAGGGTCGCGCCGATCTCCTCGTAGGACAGACCCTCGATGTCACACAGGACGACGGCCGCACGGAACTCCGGCGGCAGCGAGTCCAGCGCCGCCTGCAGATCGGGGCCGAGGCGCGAATCATGGTAGATCTGTTCGGGATTCGGCTCGTCGGCAGGCACGCGGTCGTAGTCCTCGGGCAGCGCCTCCATGCGGATGCGGCTGCGGCGG
This region includes:
- the tatB gene encoding Sec-independent protein translocase protein TatB: MFGNIGWGEMLVLVVAGLVILGPERLPGAIRWTTTTLKQVREYLSGATSQLREDLGPEFEDLRQPLSELQKLRGMTPRAAITKHLLDGDDSFLTGNFDKPVTQPMPPTNGAGSLNGAGSSNGMPAPAEPRTPGVTPFDSDAT
- the rseA gene encoding anti-sigma E factor RseA gives rise to the protein MADPAHVFRRAFSWLPTQFASQSDQPVGPRRFGSTEHLSTEAIAAFVDGELRMSAHLRAAHHMSLCPQCSAEVDAQGQARAALRDSNPIAIPTSLLGALSQIPHHAPPEPPADDLGTPLADDAQRARRKRR
- the htrA gene encoding serine protease HtrA, which translates into the protein MTNQDQSGNRPRMEPRPVSRPPVDPAQTRAFGRPDGVTGSFLNAAEHQDQGEYTPRDQAPDPVLADAFGRPASASDSLQRHPADAGALQAEHERGLPDEPADPWRDPSAVPSLGLPAQPPPGPSAPASGPVGKLGVRDVLFGGRVSWVALGIIVIVALVIGGIGGVIGNKTAEIIPAFTTSKVTLQTGARDEQEPTSRFAKVAADVADSVVTIEALSKGEGSQGSGVVIDGRGYIVTNNHVISDAAKSPADYQISVVFNDGHEVPANLVGRDPKTDLAVLKVDNVDNLVVARLGDSEKLRVGEEVIAAGAPLGLRSTVTQGIISALHRPVPLSGDGSDTDTVIDGVQTDASINHGNSGGPLINMNSEVIGINTAGKSLSDSASGLGFAIPVNEVKEVVESLIKDGKMSHPTLGLNAVSVSNDTASGALVKNVVAGGPADRAGIKENDVVVKVGDRKVADADEMVVAVRQLKIGQDAPIQVLRDGRPVTLTVNPTADNPAA
- a CDS encoding Mrp/NBP35 family ATP-binding protein, which gives rise to MSPHTPTAADGLESAVRSALSKVVDPELRKPITEVGMVKDVSADAATGAVHVEIYLTTSACPKKTEITDRVKQAVVDVPGTGAVTVTLDVMNDEQRAELRKQLRGDSREPVIPFAQPGSLTRVYAVASGKGGVGKSSVTVNIAAALAARGLSVGVLDADIYGHSVPRMMGTNDRPTQVDSMILPPVAHDVKVISIAMFTQGNTPVVWRGPMLHRALQQFLADVYWGDLDVLLLDLPPGTGDIAISVSQLIPGAEILVVTTPQLAAAEVAERAGAIALQTRQRIVGVVENMSGLTLPDGTVMNLFGEGGGKKVAESLTRSIGADVPLLGQVPLDPALVGAGDSGVPLVISAPDSAAGKELRSIADALTTRKRSLAGMSLGLNPVGR
- a CDS encoding lytic transglycosylase domain-containing protein, encoding MHIGGRFSRPEATEALAALRRRARGVTRTPAFGVAVIIPLVLLMAVGASAPTPRHAVADDGITPLAAVARTGDDSGVVVVASPRLPTPFRFAMATLSAPPPTAVVTSTGNLHIPSIALAAYRNAERMMAQAYPGCGVSWNLLAGIGRIESGHANNGATDANGTALQPILGPVLDGSLAGNEVIVQAVQAGRVTYARAMGPMQFLPGTWARYASDGNGDGKADIQNVFDASLGTARYLCSGGLNLRDRSQVLTAILRYNNSMAYAANVIGWAAAYATGVAPVDLPPIGVAPPIGDAHLVSNPEGLGPGIGLPANDPLAALALSDVNGASQLGIPPGPGAGVPPAPQQNCQVFCLTPPAVVAPPQQNCQVFCLTPPAGSAPEAAPVGQLPPPPFGAPPAFGAPPAAPPPPFAPPAAPPPFAPPAAPPPFAPPAAPPPFAPPAAPPVAESPVPASPTAPVSPALPSPTGPVPGPSN